In Methanobacterium paludis, the following proteins share a genomic window:
- a CDS encoding Ig-like domain-containing protein, with amino-acid sequence MNFKKEVLVLSLLFMGLAIPVTSVAPASAAVINVQNASYYSGGTSSLSDQIQAILDAAVSGDTINFLGQSYEDLQLTINKQLDIITRIGTEISGSDSVVFLINGSQASGTQINGFNITASGILVNNTSNVSIFNDQVSAINGSAVTINNSTDTTIKNSNITDSVTGINVSNSKNTEITGSKIENNTEQGVRVYNSNNNTINGSSFRGNGNNSTAGLSSDEGAIYVKSSNDVKITNNQVIDNSQGISSIDSSNVNINNNTVTDNYGEGILLNGSANNITVTNNYIKGNNNGIKVNYYTGNNVTINGNYITGSLSRVSEENSGNGLSFGPGYCVRSVTEVIEHNIIRGNGNFDMRACEASTSPKVGSNWYGNSPVLCPDIEYATATNMKLERTGTNSYTVEFVDGVTGELVTDLPSIPVTFTAGNFSQTVMTRNGVATIQTNPISLTNELNVTTNGLTASKLWNSQIEPNPIDSTAPVVTGVSYNTPKDSITVNFSESIELGTGWIELLDSTGKAVSFTKSINGSVLKIKPTSLVKGAKYKLLLHTGSITDLYGNSLVGYVYSFTVDGTAPTVKTVDPANNAVNVVVSKVVKVTFSEAVQNENGWIELLDSTGKAVSFTKSISGNVLTITPDSALVKGTKYTLLLHTGCVTDLAGNNLKGYVSRFTTDSTAPTVKTVDPANNAVNVAVNKVVKVTFSEAIQNGTGWIELLDSTGKAVSFTKSISGNVLTITPDSALVKGTKYTLLLHTGCVTDLAGNNLKGYVSRFTIKK; translated from the coding sequence ATGAATTTTAAAAAGGAGGTATTAGTGTTATCTTTGTTGTTTATGGGTTTAGCTATACCTGTTACTTCTGTGGCACCAGCATCAGCTGCTGTGATTAATGTGCAGAATGCTTCTTATTATAGTGGTGGAACATCTTCATTAAGTGATCAGATTCAAGCAATACTGGATGCTGCTGTATCTGGGGATACTATAAACTTTCTAGGGCAGTCCTATGAAGATTTACAGCTAACTATCAATAAACAATTAGATATAATAACCCGCATTGGGACAGAAATATCTGGATCTGACTCTGTTGTATTTTTAATTAATGGTTCTCAGGCTTCTGGAACTCAAATAAATGGTTTTAATATTACAGCTTCTGGAATTCTGGTAAATAACACCAGCAACGTGAGCATTTTTAATGATCAGGTAAGTGCAATTAATGGATCCGCAGTTACAATAAATAACAGTACTGATACTACCATTAAAAACAGCAACATAACAGATTCTGTCACTGGAATTAATGTTTCAAACAGTAAAAATACTGAGATCACTGGAAGCAAGATTGAAAATAACACAGAACAAGGAGTTAGAGTTTACAATTCCAATAATAATACCATTAACGGTTCTAGTTTCAGAGGTAACGGTAACAACAGCACTGCAGGTCTATCATCGGATGAAGGTGCAATCTATGTAAAAAGTTCAAATGATGTTAAAATTACCAATAACCAGGTTATTGATAACAGTCAAGGAATATCTTCAATAGATTCATCAAACGTTAATATAAACAACAATACAGTAACTGATAACTATGGAGAAGGTATACTACTCAATGGATCTGCAAATAATATCACAGTAACAAATAACTACATAAAAGGAAATAACAACGGGATCAAAGTTAACTACTATACTGGTAACAATGTTACTATCAACGGAAATTACATAACTGGCAGTTTAAGCAGGGTATCTGAAGAAAATTCAGGAAATGGACTTTCTTTTGGCCCAGGTTACTGTGTCCGTTCTGTAACTGAAGTCATAGAACACAATATTATTCGGGGTAATGGAAATTTTGATATGAGGGCGTGTGAGGCATCAACTTCACCTAAAGTAGGTTCCAATTGGTACGGCAATTCTCCTGTACTCTGTCCGGACATAGAATATGCTACTGCCACAAACATGAAATTAGAACGAACTGGGACAAACAGTTACACTGTAGAGTTTGTTGATGGCGTTACAGGTGAATTGGTAACTGATTTACCATCTATTCCAGTAACATTCACAGCAGGTAACTTTTCACAGACTGTTATGACCCGAAATGGAGTAGCTACCATCCAAACAAATCCCATATCTCTTACAAATGAATTAAATGTAACTACAAATGGATTAACTGCTTCCAAACTCTGGAATAGCCAAATTGAACCTAATCCTATTGATTCCACTGCACCTGTCGTTACTGGTGTGAGTTATAATACTCCAAAAGATAGTATCACTGTTAACTTCAGTGAGTCTATAGAACTTGGAACTGGTTGGATAGAGTTGTTGGATAGTACTGGTAAGGCTGTTTCTTTCACTAAATCAATTAATGGTAGTGTTTTAAAAATTAAACCTACCAGTTTGGTTAAAGGGGCTAAATATAAGTTGCTTTTGCATACTGGCAGTATCACTGATTTGTATGGTAACAGTTTAGTTGGTTATGTGTACAGTTTCACAGTTGATGGAACTGCACCAACTGTTAAGACTGTTGACCCTGCAAACAACGCTGTGAACGTGGTAGTTAGTAAGGTGGTCAAGGTCACTTTCAGTGAGGCAGTACAGAATGAAAATGGCTGGATAGAGTTGTTAGATAGTACTGGAAAGGCTGTTTCTTTCACTAAATCGATAAGTGGTAATGTGTTAACAATAACACCTGATAGTGCTTTGGTTAAAGGAACTAAGTACACGTTGTTGTTGCATACGGGTTGTGTGACTGATTTAGCTGGTAACAACTTAAAAGGTTATGTAAGCCGTTTCACAACTGACAGCACTGCACCAACTGTTAAGACTGTTGACCCTGCAAACAACGCTGTGAACGTGGCAGTTAATAAGGTGGTCAAGGTCACTTTCAGTGAGGCAATACAAAATGGAACTGGCTGGATAGAGTTGTTAGATAGTACTGGAAAAGCAGTTTCTTTCACCAAATCAATCAGTGGTAATGTGTTAACAATAACACCTGATAGTGCTTTGGTTAAAGGAACTAAGTACACGTTGTTGTTGCATACGGGTTGTGTGACTGATTTAGCTGGTAACAACTTAAAAGGTTACGTAAGCCGTTTTACAATTAAAAAATAG
- a CDS encoding class I SAM-dependent methyltransferase, which yields MSNNTGLLPFNGHRIQGRSSESFIDAHDVISRLNLKGNEVFMDAGCGDGHAAMIAYDMLDDEATIYALDIYEPSIQDIKEDLKEKGITNVIPLQSDITEHIALEDDTVDMCLMINLFHGFVANDKCKENVTDTSSKVDEAITELKRIIKPGGKIAIMDFKKMKARHGPPFEARSSPKEIEEMFVKNGLKMVQLDNEVGEDLEQGCKSHYLVVFEK from the coding sequence ATGTCAAACAATACAGGATTACTTCCATTTAATGGCCACCGTATTCAGGGAAGGTCAAGCGAATCTTTTATAGATGCCCACGATGTAATTTCCAGATTAAATCTCAAAGGAAATGAAGTATTCATGGATGCAGGTTGTGGTGATGGCCATGCAGCCATGATAGCGTACGATATGCTGGATGATGAAGCAACAATATACGCTTTAGATATCTACGAACCATCCATCCAAGATATAAAAGAAGATCTGAAAGAAAAAGGGATAACTAACGTAATTCCCCTTCAATCAGATATAACGGAACATATTGCCCTTGAGGATGATACGGTGGATATGTGTCTCATGATCAACCTTTTCCACGGATTTGTAGCCAATGATAAATGCAAGGAGAACGTTACAGATACCAGTAGTAAGGTTGATGAAGCCATTACCGAACTTAAAAGGATAATAAAACCAGGTGGAAAGATAGCGATTATGGACTTTAAGAAAATGAAAGCCAGACATGGTCCCCCATTTGAAGCTAGAAGCAGTCCAAAAGAAATAGAAGAGATGTTTGTTAAAAACGGTTTAAAGATGGTTCAACTGGACAATGAAGTAGGAGAAGACCTTGAACAGGGATGTAAATCCCATTATCTTGTAGTATTTGAAAAATAA
- the hisF gene encoding imidazole glycerol phosphate synthase subunit HisF codes for MLAKRIIPCLDCDLQVPHGRVVKGVEFKQIRYAGEPVELATRYYEDGADEIVFLDITASHERRETMADVIKATTENVFVPICVGGGIRKPEDYVNMLRAGADKCSTNTAAIHNPDLINQASKVVGSQACVIGIDAKRRYVEDPKENEDKIIIETKEGYCWFDCSIYGGREFTGIDAIAWAMECQERGAGEILLTSMDRDGTKDGYDLDLTRTMSENLDIPVIASGGVGNPEHIYEAFIKGKADAALAASIFHFNEYPVYVVKEYLKEKGVEVRL; via the coding sequence ATGCTTGCCAAACGAATCATACCATGTTTAGACTGCGACCTCCAGGTACCTCACGGCCGTGTGGTCAAAGGAGTGGAATTTAAACAGATAAGATATGCAGGGGAACCTGTGGAACTTGCAACCCGCTACTACGAGGATGGAGCCGATGAGATAGTATTCCTGGACATAACAGCATCACACGAACGCAGGGAAACTATGGCAGATGTTATAAAGGCAACCACAGAGAACGTGTTCGTGCCCATATGCGTTGGAGGGGGCATCCGCAAGCCAGAAGACTACGTGAACATGCTCCGCGCAGGTGCAGACAAATGCTCAACCAACACGGCAGCCATACACAACCCGGACCTCATAAACCAGGCTTCAAAAGTTGTGGGCAGTCAGGCCTGTGTAATAGGGATAGATGCCAAACGCCGCTACGTTGAAGATCCAAAGGAAAATGAAGACAAGATCATAATTGAGACAAAGGAAGGCTACTGCTGGTTTGACTGCAGTATCTACGGTGGCAGAGAATTTACAGGCATAGATGCAATAGCATGGGCCATGGAATGCCAGGAAAGGGGAGCAGGGGAGATACTCCTGACCAGTATGGACAGGGACGGGACCAAGGACGGTTATGATCTGGATTTAACACGAACAATGAGCGAAAACCTAGATATACCCGTGATTGCATCCGGTGGTGTAGGTAATCCAGAACATATCTATGAAGCATTCATCAAAGGCAAAGCAGATGCCGCACTTGCTGCAAGTATCTTCCACTTCAACGAGTATCCTGTGTATGTGGTGAAGGAGTACTTGAAGGAGAAGGGTGTTGAGGTTCGATTATAA
- a CDS encoding right-handed parallel beta-helix repeat-containing protein has product MQKNKLSVLMFLLALVVAVGPVSAATVNVDSSMTNAQIQTAITGANAGDTINFASGTYNGINLTINKALALVGNGATLVGDGVSILKLSSTTGVSINGFNININNPSADGITGSNVYSCDIENNNITNGDDGINIYMLYANLTINNNKITNMNDARDGISLVNHATTIDMDSFIPSTITNNVVDSLQYGIFLGGNFKGTVSGNNITNSPYGMTITGKNAATNGQLSATISNNNITGIAMESPDVLYLNLDNNNISQLNSTGYSILTNAYFAVDPSIAISVTNNAFSYPVTDTFHDDAGLYGEWSGNTLNGSPYT; this is encoded by the coding sequence ATGCAAAAAAACAAATTGAGTGTGTTAATGTTTTTACTGGCCTTAGTCGTTGCTGTCGGACCAGTATCTGCAGCTACTGTCAATGTGGATTCAAGCATGACCAATGCTCAAATCCAAACTGCAATTACTGGTGCTAATGCAGGAGATACCATTAATTTCGCATCAGGAACTTATAATGGTATTAACCTGACAATTAATAAGGCTTTGGCTTTGGTAGGTAACGGAGCTACTCTTGTTGGTGATGGAGTTTCAATTCTGAAACTTTCAAGTACAACTGGAGTCAGCATAAACGGTTTCAATATCAATATTAACAACCCATCTGCAGACGGTATAACTGGATCCAACGTCTACAGCTGTGACATTGAAAACAATAACATAACAAACGGTGACGATGGAATCAACATTTACATGCTGTACGCAAACCTCACAATCAACAACAACAAAATAACCAACATGAACGATGCCCGTGACGGTATCTCACTCGTAAACCACGCTACTACCATCGACATGGACTCATTTATTCCATCAACTATCACAAACAACGTCGTAGACAGCCTTCAATATGGTATATTCTTGGGTGGAAACTTCAAAGGAACTGTTTCAGGTAACAATATAACTAACTCTCCATATGGAATGACCATAACTGGAAAAAATGCCGCAACCAACGGTCAATTAAGCGCAACTATATCCAACAACAACATAACAGGCATAGCTATGGAAAGTCCTGATGTATTATACCTTAACTTAGATAATAACAACATAAGCCAGTTAAACAGCACAGGGTACAGTATACTAACAAATGCATACTTTGCAGTAGACCCAAGTATCGCAATTTCTGTTACAAACAACGCTTTCAGTTACCCCGTAACTGATACTTTCCACGACGACGCTGGACTTTATGGAGAATGGAGTGGTAACACTTTAAATGGAAGTCCTTACACATAA
- a CDS encoding right-handed parallel beta-helix repeat-containing protein, with the protein MNAKNGFMVLSLLFVCMFAHVAFVEPVSAATVDVQNASYYSNGTLSLSEQIQSILDNAASGDTIKFLGNVYENLQLVINKKLNIVTSGTKISGSNSFGSAVFLVNGSQASGTQISGFTITTNAGSGIILNNTRSATLSNDQISSTNGSAVTVNKSSNTVIKNSNIIDSNTGITVSNSNNTKITGSTIKNNKEDGVDVENSVNTTLSQDQILNNAKRGVNVYNSKNTTITSSTIKGNGNNSTAGLSSNEGGVYVKSSDGVKITNSKITDNSQGVSVVDASNVIINSNTIVDNYGEGILLSGSANGITVTSNYIDGNNNGIMVNYYTGNHVNISGNFVTGSENRISGEDSGNGMSFGSGYCVRSVTEVIEHNAVWGNENFEMRARYASTTPKIGSNWYGNSDKLCPALEYAASIKLKLERIGTNTYIVSFVDGVTGKLVTDLYPTLVTLTAGGSSQTGTTQNGQVTFTVSDDCLTGMITATANGVSVSIPWNSQKTNSCNTDNGNTNSGDSPPDSSGPGSTGNGPGSGSGSGSGSSSGTSGSLSSTTGVMAASAAAGQAGSNGEGDSKSKTAQELFIDNAVKNSHVWGIIGIIVLIVLVLVAYYRKDLMCMIKKSRN; encoded by the coding sequence ATGAATGCTAAAAATGGTTTTATGGTGTTGTCTTTGTTGTTTGTGTGTATGTTTGCACATGTTGCTTTTGTTGAGCCTGTTTCGGCTGCCACGGTGGATGTGCAGAACGCTTCTTACTACAGTAATGGAACGTTGTCTTTGAGTGAACAGATACAGTCGATATTGGATAACGCTGCATCGGGAGACACTATAAAATTCCTTGGAAATGTCTATGAAAATCTGCAGTTGGTTATTAACAAGAAATTGAACATAGTAACCAGTGGAACAAAGATATCTGGGTCTAATTCATTTGGCTCTGCAGTATTTTTGGTTAACGGGTCCCAGGCTTCGGGAACCCAGATAAGCGGATTTACTATTACTACGAATGCAGGTTCGGGAATAATTCTGAACAACACCCGTAGTGCGACGCTCTCCAACGATCAGATAAGTTCAACCAACGGATCAGCGGTCACGGTCAATAAAAGTTCTAATACGGTCATTAAAAACAGCAACATAATAGACTCCAACACAGGAATCACGGTTTCCAACAGTAACAATACCAAGATCACTGGAAGTACCATCAAAAATAACAAAGAAGACGGTGTTGACGTAGAGAATTCTGTAAACACCACCCTGAGTCAGGATCAGATCTTAAACAACGCAAAAAGAGGAGTTAATGTCTACAATTCCAAGAACACCACAATAACTAGCTCCACCATAAAAGGTAATGGAAACAACAGCACTGCGGGCTTATCCTCTAATGAAGGCGGGGTATATGTAAAAAGCTCAGACGGTGTTAAAATCACCAACAGCAAGATTACTGATAACAGCCAGGGTGTATCTGTAGTAGATGCATCAAATGTTATCATAAACAGTAACACAATAGTTGATAACTATGGAGAAGGAATATTGCTCAGTGGGTCCGCAAATGGTATCACAGTAACGAGTAACTACATAGACGGAAATAATAACGGGATCATGGTTAACTACTATACTGGTAATCACGTGAATATCAGCGGGAATTTCGTAACCGGCAGCGAGAATAGAATATCAGGCGAAGATTCTGGGAATGGAATGTCCTTTGGGTCGGGTTACTGTGTCCGTTCTGTAACTGAAGTCATAGAACACAATGCTGTTTGGGGTAATGAAAATTTTGAGATGAGGGCACGTTATGCATCAACTACGCCTAAGATAGGTTCAAACTGGTATGGAAATTCAGATAAACTCTGTCCTGCACTTGAATATGCTGCGTCCATAAAGCTGAAGTTAGAGAGAATTGGGACAAATACTTATATTGTGTCGTTTGTAGATGGTGTTACTGGTAAATTGGTAACTGATTTGTATCCTACTTTGGTAACACTTACGGCAGGTGGATCTTCACAAACTGGCACGACTCAGAATGGACAAGTTACCTTTACGGTGAGTGATGACTGTCTTACGGGTATGATAACAGCTACCGCAAATGGGGTGAGTGTTTCTATACCTTGGAATAGCCAAAAAACCAACTCCTGTAATACAGATAATGGCAATACCAATTCTGGAGATAGTCCTCCAGATAGTTCTGGTCCCGGTAGTACAGGCAATGGTCCTGGTTCTGGTAGTGGTTCTGGTTCTGGTAGTAGTAGTGGTACATCTGGTTCTTTATCTTCCACTACGGGAGTTATGGCCGCTTCGGCTGCTGCTGGGCAGGCTGGATCCAATGGTGAAGGAGATTCTAAGTCTAAAACTGCTCAGGAGTTGTTCATCGATAATGCAGTGAAAAATTCGCATGTTTGGGGTATAATTGGAATTATCGTACTCATAGTCCTGGTGTTAGTGGCTTATTATAGGAAGGATTTGATGTGCATGATCAAAAAATCGAGAAATTAA
- a CDS encoding DUF4013 domain-containing protein, whose amino-acid sequence MRIDGTVSDSLKYPFSNNGRFLGLLALLLGSFLIIPAFFALGYLLRIVEHTIRGYDELPAFNDWDKMFVDGLKYIGANIIYLIVPTVILIVSLVGMILSVRSGNSQIVLYLFLLLIGLIISLLFNLVYIMALGNMAHNERFGAAFEFSTIFKFIKGIGWLTYFAYVFVFFIILGILGLFFNVSLWGRIFGLAGLVVGGILYLLFTVYRNIARSRFTGLMYLNGYFSTNTDTEADDNHEIGENQDFETV is encoded by the coding sequence ATGAGGATCGATGGGACAGTATCAGATTCATTGAAGTACCCTTTTTCAAATAATGGGAGATTTTTAGGGCTTTTAGCACTGTTATTAGGAAGTTTTTTAATTATTCCTGCATTTTTTGCTTTAGGATACCTTTTGAGAATAGTGGAACACACTATTCGTGGTTATGATGAACTTCCTGCCTTTAATGATTGGGATAAAATGTTTGTAGATGGTTTAAAATATATTGGAGCTAACATAATTTACCTTATTGTCCCCACCGTAATTTTAATTGTGAGTCTGGTGGGCATGATCCTTTCGGTACGATCTGGAAACTCTCAAATCGTTTTGTATCTATTTTTGTTACTGATAGGTTTAATAATAAGCTTACTGTTTAATTTGGTTTACATAATGGCTCTGGGCAATATGGCACATAATGAACGTTTTGGCGCTGCATTTGAATTTAGTACCATATTCAAATTTATTAAAGGAATAGGATGGTTAACATACTTTGCATACGTCTTTGTCTTCTTCATAATTCTAGGTATTTTAGGCCTTTTTTTTAATGTAAGTTTATGGGGGCGAATTTTTGGGCTGGCCGGCCTTGTTGTAGGGGGAATTTTGTATCTTTTGTTCACTGTCTATAGAAATATAGCTCGGAGCAGATTTACGGGACTTATGTATCTAAATGGATACTTTAGCACAAATACTGATACTGAAGCTGATGATAATCATGAAATAGGAGAAAATCAGGACTTTGAAACCGTTTAA
- a CDS encoding Ig-like domain-containing protein: MKHNNLLVLLVVFAVIGVSTVGSVSAASTGNNSTLNATNTTNTTVNTAIATNATGQSNYTGPQTNTTKWTNSSIYSVGKVTVTKNGTIYVMGHSDSTLYAFKSDGTLLWSDYLGTGTANNGLVVGSDGTIYALDDGTLFAVYSNGTIKWKYNTGSVGAPYGDPVLDSNGIIYFTSNLGNVYAIDTKTNPNDVGAKWVYSTGKSLTSHGAISSDGKTLYVGSYGAVALYALNTADGTLKWSYSTGTSSSKGGIQSTPVIGSDGTIYVATYGTGILYAITDNGDHATVKWNTTIGSSYGNIAISSNGTIYVGCFKTGVNFYAVNSSDGSILYNCSLTKATSVSTPVIGSDGTIYIGTTNGILYALNPDLTTKWIYTASGSGSLSSPTIGPDGTLYVSRYGCGLYAFQDLVGNFTSTAGSNLNVQFNDSSSNIPTSWSWSFGDGSTSTEQNPMHTYAANGTYTVSLTVTTAYGDTNTVTKTVTVKDITAPTVSGIGYNTPNKSITVNFSEPVELGTGWIELLDSTGKAVSFTKSINGSVLTIKPTVGLVNGAKYRLLLHTGSITDLSGNNVAGYVYSFTVDGTAPTVKIVDPANNAVNVAVSKVIKVTFSEAIQNGTGWIELLNSTGKAVSFTKSINGNVLSITPTNALVKGTKYILLLHTGCVTDLTGNNLKGYVSRFTTDSTAPTVKTVDPANNAVNVAANKVIKVTFSEAIQNGNGSIELLDSTGKAVSFTKSISGNVLTITPDNALVKGTKYMLLLHTGSVTDLAGNNLKGYVSRFTVDSTVPTVKTIDPANNAVNVAIDKVIKVTFSETVKAGNGSIELVDSTGKAVSFTKSISGNVLTITPDSALVKGTKYMLLLHTGCVTDLAGNNLKGYVSRFTV, encoded by the coding sequence ATGAAACACAATAATTTGTTAGTTCTGTTGGTGGTTTTTGCTGTGATTGGTGTTTCAACAGTTGGAAGTGTTAGTGCAGCCAGCACTGGAAATAATTCAACTTTAAACGCAACCAACACTACAAACACAACAGTAAACACGGCCATTGCCACAAATGCAACAGGTCAGTCCAATTATACTGGACCACAGACAAACACCACAAAATGGACCAACAGCAGCATATACTCAGTGGGAAAAGTAACTGTCACAAAAAACGGTACCATATACGTTATGGGACATAGTGATTCTACTCTGTATGCTTTCAAATCAGATGGAACACTCTTATGGAGCGACTATCTGGGTACAGGAACTGCAAATAATGGTCTGGTTGTTGGTAGTGATGGAACCATCTACGCACTTGATGATGGTACATTGTTCGCGGTTTACTCTAACGGAACAATAAAATGGAAATACAACACCGGAAGTGTGGGTGCTCCTTATGGTGATCCTGTACTAGATTCCAATGGAATAATCTACTTTACCTCAAATTTAGGTAATGTGTATGCGATTGACACCAAGACTAACCCTAACGATGTGGGTGCAAAATGGGTATACTCTACTGGAAAGTCATTGACTAGTCATGGTGCTATCTCTTCAGATGGTAAAACACTCTATGTTGGATCATATGGTGCTGTTGCTTTATATGCTCTAAACACAGCTGATGGAACTTTAAAATGGAGCTACAGTACCGGAACAAGCTCCAGCAAAGGAGGAATCCAAAGTACTCCTGTTATTGGTTCAGATGGAACAATTTATGTTGCAACATACGGTACTGGTATACTCTATGCTATAACTGATAATGGGGATCATGCAACAGTAAAATGGAACACTACCATTGGATCAAGTTATGGGAATATCGCAATCAGTTCCAATGGAACAATATACGTGGGATGCTTTAAAACCGGTGTAAATTTTTACGCGGTAAACTCTTCTGATGGAAGCATTCTATATAATTGTAGCCTTACAAAAGCAACAAGTGTATCAACACCTGTGATTGGTTCAGACGGGACCATTTACATTGGAACAACAAATGGTATTTTGTACGCACTCAACCCAGATTTAACCACCAAATGGATTTACACTGCTAGTGGTAGTGGTTCATTAAGTAGTCCAACAATTGGCCCTGACGGTACTTTATATGTTAGTAGATATGGATGCGGTTTGTATGCGTTTCAGGATTTGGTTGGTAATTTCACTTCTACGGCTGGTTCTAATTTAAATGTTCAGTTTAATGATAGTTCAAGTAATATTCCTACGAGTTGGAGTTGGAGTTTTGGTGATGGTTCAACAAGTACTGAGCAGAATCCAATGCATACATATGCTGCAAATGGTACTTATACGGTTAGTTTGACTGTAACCACAGCTTATGGTGATACCAACACTGTAACTAAGACTGTTACGGTTAAGGATATTACTGCTCCGACTGTTAGTGGTATAGGTTATAATACTCCGAATAAGAGTATCACTGTTAATTTCAGTGAGCCTGTAGAACTTGGAACTGGTTGGATAGAGTTGTTGGATAGTACTGGTAAGGCTGTTTCTTTCACTAAATCAATTAATGGTAGTGTGTTAACAATTAAACCTACTGTTGGTTTGGTTAATGGAGCTAAGTACAGGTTGCTTTTGCATACTGGTAGTATCACTGATCTGTCTGGTAACAATGTGGCAGGTTATGTGTACAGTTTCACAGTCGATGGAACTGCACCAACCGTTAAGATTGTTGACCCGGCAAACAACGCTGTGAACGTAGCAGTTAGTAAAGTGATTAAGGTCACTTTCAGTGAGGCAATACAGAATGGAACTGGTTGGATAGAGTTGTTGAATAGTACTGGTAAGGCTGTTTCTTTCACTAAATCAATCAATGGTAACGTGTTATCAATAACACCTACCAACGCGTTGGTTAAAGGTACTAAGTACATTTTACTCTTGCATACGGGTTGTGTGACTGATTTGACTGGTAACAATCTAAAAGGTTATGTGAGTCGCTTCACAACTGACAGCACAGCACCAACCGTTAAAACTGTTGACCCTGCAAACAACGCTGTGAACGTAGCAGCTAATAAAGTGATCAAAGTCACCTTCAGCGAAGCAATACAAAACGGAAATGGCAGTATAGAACTGTTAGACAGCACTGGAAAAGCAGTTTCATTCACCAAATCAATCAGCGGTAACGTGTTAACAATAACACCTGATAATGCTTTGGTTAAAGGAACCAAGTACATGCTACTCTTGCATACAGGTAGTGTGACTGATTTAGCTGGTAACAACTTAAAAGGTTACGTGAGCCGTTTCACAGTTGATAGTACAGTACCAACCGTTAAGACTATTGACCCCGCAAACAACGCTGTGAATGTGGCTATCGATAAGGTAATTAAAGTCACTTTCAGTGAAACAGTAAAAGCAGGAAATGGTAGTATAGAGTTGGTAGATAGTACTGGAAAAGCAGTTTCATTCACCAAATCAATCAGCGGTAACGTGTTAACAATAACACCAGACAGTGCTTTGGTTAAAGGAACCAAGTACATGCTACTCTTGCATACAGGTTGTGTGACTGATTTAGCTGGTAACAACCTAAAAGGTTACGTGAGTCGCTTCACAGTTTAA
- a CDS encoding TraR/DksA C4-type zinc finger protein: protein MEFPEEARIFKSVRCSKCGEMVAEHRARVENGKMVCIPCFHEYSRN, encoded by the coding sequence ATGGAATTTCCAGAGGAAGCCAGAATCTTCAAATCAGTACGCTGTTCCAAATGTGGGGAGATGGTTGCAGAGCACAGGGCCCGTGTGGAAAATGGGAAGATGGTTTGCATACCATGTTTCCATGAGTACTCCAGAAACTAA